A genomic segment from Bacteroidota bacterium encodes:
- a CDS encoding helix-turn-helix transcriptional regulator: MLKLETKAKKKENLRYLELLGKRIRDLRKERNMTQKEMALRLGTNYIQIGRIERGQANSTIIMLKKVGDILEVEISELIKI, encoded by the coding sequence ATGTTAAAATTAGAGACCAAGGCGAAAAAAAAAGAAAACCTGAGGTATTTAGAACTTCTTGGTAAGAGGATCAGGGACTTAAGAAAAGAAAGGAATATGACGCAAAAAGAAATGGCTTTACGCCTTGGTACTAATTATATCCAGATAGGAAGGATTGAACGCGGACAGGCTAATTCTACGATTATTATGCTTAAAAAGGTAGGCGATATATTAGAGGTGGAGATCAGTGAACTGATTAAAATATAA
- a CDS encoding T9SS type A sorting domain-containing protein encodes MKTILTSVLAMCLAVHAIAQISTNNLAAYYPFSGNSNDATGNGHNGTNNGANLVQDRFGNANSAYHFDGISAYIEVPHNPSINFTDSLSISLWFEMDVATAGSTRLLDKGIGNTNSGYLLTAHTTGYSFIGGSIGTLPGQGASHKTLQLNQWYHVVMIFKNNNVALYLNGQFDTSFVGTSPIQANTNNLRIAASNPLSTFFQGTIDDIRIYNSALSYGNVLALYNEALCFQNITVTDTLYINANFTGFNPISYSNTIKIYPNPASTDLIIDYGASFSYFAGYTLKIENSLSQIVYQTGVTQQNQTVNLSSWTGNGLYFVHLIDASGNTIEIRKIVLQ; translated from the coding sequence ATGAAAACTATCTTGACTTCAGTACTGGCAATGTGTTTAGCAGTTCATGCAATTGCCCAAATTTCAACTAATAATCTGGCGGCTTATTATCCGTTTTCTGGTAATTCAAATGATGCAACCGGTAACGGACATAACGGAACAAACAATGGTGCAAATCTGGTCCAAGATCGTTTTGGGAATGCAAATTCAGCTTATCATTTTGACGGAATAAGCGCATATATAGAGGTTCCACATAATCCGTCAATAAATTTTACAGATTCTCTTTCTATATCGCTTTGGTTTGAAATGGATGTAGCTACAGCAGGAAGCACAAGATTATTGGACAAAGGCATTGGGAATACAAATTCCGGTTATCTTCTTACAGCTCATACAACTGGATATAGCTTCATTGGTGGAAGTATTGGAACTTTGCCGGGACAAGGAGCTTCGCATAAAACATTGCAATTAAACCAGTGGTATCATGTGGTAATGATTTTTAAAAACAATAATGTTGCTCTTTATTTAAACGGGCAATTTGATACTTCGTTTGTGGGGACTTCGCCAATACAAGCAAATACGAATAACTTGAGGATAGCAGCATCCAATCCGCTCAGTACATTTTTCCAAGGTACAATAGATGATATAAGAATTTATAATTCTGCATTGAGCTACGGAAATGTTCTTGCGTTGTACAATGAAGCATTATGTTTCCAGAACATCACAGTAACCGATACACTTTACATAAACGCAAATTTTACCGGCTTTAATCCCATCTCTTACTCTAATACTATCAAGATATATCCTAATCCGGCCAGCACGGATTTGATTATAGATTATGGCGCAAGTTTCAGCTACTTTGCCGGCTATACTTTGAAGATTGAAAATTCGCTTAGCCAAATTGTTTATCAAACTGGAGTTACACAACAAAATCAAACCGTGAATCTTTCTTCATGGACAGGTAATGGACTTTACTTTGTTCACCTGATTGATGCCAGTGGAAATACAATTGAAATTAGGAAAATTGTTTTGCAGTGA
- a CDS encoding helix-turn-helix transcriptional regulator has translation MVLGQKIKKLRELKNFTQEHMADELGLTQGAYSKIETGETDVPYTRLEQIAKILGIRPEDIIAFNEHMVFNVMHNQTGNGLVIHNQISQSEKKLYEDIIEGLKKEVEHLKSVLDKLLLSEK, from the coding sequence ATGGTACTGGGTCAAAAAATTAAAAAGCTTAGAGAATTAAAGAATTTCACGCAAGAACACATGGCTGATGAGTTGGGACTTACTCAAGGTGCATATAGCAAAATTGAAACCGGCGAAACGGACGTGCCTTATACTCGACTTGAGCAAATAGCAAAAATTCTTGGAATTCGACCGGAAGATATTATCGCTTTCAATGAGCATATGGTTTTTAATGTGATGCATAATCAGACCGGAAATGGTCTTGTGATACATAATCAGATTTCTCAAAGTGAAAAGAAGCTATATGAAGATATCATTGAAGGCTTAAAGAAGGAAGTGGAACACCTGAAAAGCGTGCTTGACAAATTGTTACTTTCGGAAAAATAA